In one window of Trichoderma breve strain T069 chromosome 7 map unlocalized scaffold00008, whole genome shotgun sequence DNA:
- a CDS encoding cutinase domain-containing protein gives MKFLHLLPYLALAAAVPIQHAAEGVASLAKRQLSTTRNELELGSSSACPRVIFIFARASTEIGNMGASAGPAVANALESHYGASQVWVQGVGSPYTADLASNFLPGGTSQAAINEAKRLFNEANQKCPNSAIVAGGYSQGTAVMSGSISGLSSTVQNQIKGVVLFGYTQNFQNGGGIPNFPSSKLDVFCAATDAVCYGTLFILPAHFLYIDEAADEAPDFLINRIG, from the exons ATGAAGTTCCTTCATCTCTTACCATATCTAGCTCTGGCAGCTGCTGTTCCTATACAACATGCTGCAGAGGGTGTAGCGTCTCTCGCCAAGCGCCAGCTAAGCACAACACGAAATGAACTCGAATTAGGGAGCTCATCTGCCTGCCCCCGAGttatctttatttttgcTCGTGCCTCTACAGAAATTGGTAACATG GGAGCATCTGCTGGTCCAGCCGTCGCGAACGCTCTTGAGAGCCATTATGGTGCCTCTCAAGTGTGGGTTCAGGGCGTTGGCAGCCCGTACACCGCTGACTTGGCTTCGAACTTTCTCCCTGGGGGGACGAGTCAGGCCGCCATCAACGAGGCAAAGCGTCTCTTTAATGAGGCAAACCAGAAATGCCCTAACTCAGCAATCGTTGCAGGTGGCTACAG TCAAGGTACTGCGGTCATGTCGGGTTCTATTTCCGGCCTGAGTTCCACCGTTCAAAACCAGATCAAAGGTGTTGTACTCTTTGGATACACGCAAAACTTCCAAAATGGGGGCGGCATACCAAACTTCCCGAGCTCTAAGCTTGACGTTTTCTGTGCAGCAACTGATGCAGTTTGTTACGGCACCTTGTTTATTCTCCCTGCGCACTTTCTGTATATAGATGAAGCAGCTGATGAGGCCCCCGATTTTCTTATCAACCGGATCGGTTAG
- a CDS encoding acetyltransferase (GNAT) family domain-containing protein, whose amino-acid sequence MPVFESSSDFTVRSGTSLDEVKDLWWSRMRDLGWNRDDLDAKTHFTVARNGEDWLIVIPKDKKEPSGMVIGFQYPNQTGWVGFFIINKEYQGRGWGRILFNVMLDSYKQNGIHTVGLDAVQEQVATYGRRGFVEATRLKLMTRVSTTELPVNYGEKKPKDGYTVTDIKEVDESSLAALDHMHTGLQRPALWTKDALFSRPDAFGFAISNSSKELQGAILVRRCEHGHRVGPLIADSIDHASLLLQLAMTHPSVSSSTGSLIAEVFGANENGMKVFSELGWEWAGLDYHRMWLNGQVPVEQQEGGQGPRGMFAVFDASEG is encoded by the exons ATGCCGGTCTTTGAGAGTTCATCCGACTTTACCGTTCGATCGGGAACGTCTCTGGATGAGGTAAAGGATCTTTGGTGGAGCCGGATGAGAGATTTAGGATGG AATCGAGATGACTTGGATGCTAAAACGCACTTTACAGTTGCGAGAAATGGCGAAGACTGGCTCATTGTAATCCCGAAGGACAAAAAAGAACCTTCTGGGATGGTGATTGGTTTCCAATACCCTAACCAAACCGGCTGGGTTGGCTTCTTCATAATTAACAAGGAGTACCAAGGCAGAGGATGGGGAAGGATTTTATTCAATGTAATGCTTGATTCGTACAAGCAGAATGGCATTCACACCGTCGGCTTGGATGCAGTACAAGAGCAAGTCGCAACGTATGGAAGGCGGGGGTTTGTTGAGGCAACGAGGCTCAAGCTCATGACACGCGTATCGACAACCGAGTTACCAGTCAATtacggagaaaaaaagcccaagGACGGCTATACGGTAACTGATATAAAGGAAGTTGATGAGAGCAGCCTGGCAGCCCTTGATCATATGCATACTGGCCTCCAGCGACCGGCACTTTGGACCAAAGACGCTTTATTCTCCCGCCCAGATGCTTTCGGCTTTGCTATCTCGAACAGCTCGAAGGAGTTGCAGGGGGCTATTTTGGTCCGTCGCTGTGAACATGGACACCGAGTTGGGCCTTTGATAGCAGATTCTATCGATCACGCGTCTCTCTTACTTCAGCTCGCTATGACACATCCAAGCGTGTCGTCATCTACTGGAAGCCTAATCGCCGAGGTATTTGGTGCAAATGAAAATGGCATGAAAGTCTTCTCAGAATTAGGCTGGGAGTGGGCAGGGTTGGACTATCATAGGATGTGGCTCAATGGCCAAGTGCCTGttgagcagcaagaaggTGGACAGGGGCCAAGAGGGATGTTTGCCGTCTTTGATGCGTCTGAAGGCTGA
- a CDS encoding ankyrin repeats (3 copies) domain-containing protein produces MVDNLCRQIEADNLSGVEEAIKAGVPINQYSAAGLTPLGTAIICGHFAITQFLLNKGADISLGYKSDLCLDKTREQSDLPEVCAAIHCASVSGSADLIRLLVDHDADINDSSGIDYGAQMLPLFLSRGDATKALIELGADVSRSNSSGFTPLLHAMAREDVSSTRLLVESGADVEVERKTKYRVRVPVENSKEDTEERLVEGTSSPMMVACHQGRLRPTSFEMIKILASGGADVNRRYYIKTTECDLSFTVLSLICGSRTPTPLVKGAYAKKDQYGEKEVAAIGELIAAGADVNNPPIITYLCEGEMPFKDFESRFDVIQKLVNHGLHLDAHSCRDPLLALLKSFTKHPEAETQFISIASVLARAGMKLDLLRDEMELDGLPADFYNQIRSINSDK; encoded by the coding sequence ATGGTCGACAACTTGTGTCGCCAGATCGAAGCTGATAACCTTTCTGGCGTGGAGGAAGCCATTAAAGCAGGCGTTCCGATAAATCAGTACTCGGCAGCGGGGCTTACCCCTCTTGGAACTGCAATCATCTGTGGCCATTTTGCTATCACACAGTTTCTTCTCAATAAAGGCGCCGATATTAGCCTTGGATATAAATCAGATCTGTGTCTTGACAAGACTCGTGAGCAGTCTGATTTGCCCGAAGTATGTGCCGCGATTCATTGCGCATCTGTCTCTGGATCAGCGGATTTGATCCGCTTGCTCGTCGATCATGACGCAGATATAAATGACTCCAGTGGAATCGACTATGGTGCTCAAATGCTTCCGTTGTTCTTATCGAGAGGAGATGCAACCAAAGCGCTTATTGAACTCGGCGCAGATGTGTCTCGAAGCAACTCATCTGGCTTCACCCCTTTGTTGCATGCGATGGCGCGAGAAGATGTCTCATCCACTAGGCTGCTTGTGGAGAGTGGTGCAGATGTCGAGGtcgaaagaaaaacaaaatatcGAGTTAGGGTACCAGTAGAGAATAGCAAAGAAGACACAGAAGAGCGTCTTGTTGAGGGAACATCTTCGCCAATGATGGTTGCGTGTCATCAAGGCCGCCTCAGGCCTACGTCTTTCGAAATGATCAAGATACTGGCCTCCGGTGGAGCCGATGTCAATCGGCGCTACTATATCAAGACTACCGAGTGTGATCTCAGTTTCACCGTATTGTCTTTAATTTGCGGCTCTCGTACGCCCACCCCTTTAGTAAAGGGGGCTTATGCCAAAAAGGATCAATACGGTGAGAAAGAGGTGGCAGCGATCGGAGAACTCATTGCTGCCGGTGCAGATGTCAACAATCCCCCGATCATTACTTATTTATGTGAGGGAGAGATGCCTTTTAAGGATTTCGAATCCCGTTTTGATGTGATCCAGAAGCTAGTCAATCATGGTCTGCACCTTGATGCCCACTCGTGTCGAGATCCGCTATTGGCTCTTCTGAAGTCATTTACCAAGCACCCAGAAGCTGAAACCCAATTCATCAGTATAGCAAGTGTATTAGCTAGAGCAGGAATGAAGTTAGATCTTCTCAGGGACgagatggagctggatgGTCTGCCAGCAGATTTCTATAACCAAATCCGAAGTATCAATAGCGACAAATAA